The following are from one region of the Hyalangium gracile genome:
- a CDS encoding NAD(P)H-dependent flavin oxidoreductase, protein MTDSSSWRRFAARLGVEHSIIQAPMGGGITTPELVAEVSNAGALGSIGASYLPPEELIRQARAVRALTQRPFAINLFAPVSAETKVDPAPMLERLARYHQQLGLPAPQVTATALPDFFEQVEAVLESGPTLFSFTFGIPPARVLESFKSKGILVAGTATSVQEARQLEAAGVDFIVAQGAEAGGHRGTFAVPFEAGLVGTMALVPQVVDAVRLPVIASGGIMDGRGIVASRVLGASGVQLGTAFMTCREAGTAPAHKAALRSARDDATRITRAFTGRPGRMISNEFIEALAGSEAILPFPAQHYATVALRGAAAKQGETRFMALWAGQAASLTRDMSAAELVRALVAESEGAAASALRESHS, encoded by the coding sequence GTGACGGATTCCAGCTCGTGGCGCAGGTTCGCGGCTCGGCTCGGGGTGGAGCACTCGATCATCCAGGCTCCCATGGGCGGAGGAATCACCACGCCCGAGCTGGTCGCCGAGGTCTCGAATGCCGGGGCGCTGGGCTCCATCGGAGCTTCCTATCTGCCTCCCGAGGAGCTCATCCGGCAGGCGCGAGCGGTACGCGCGCTCACGCAGCGCCCGTTCGCCATCAACCTGTTCGCTCCCGTGAGCGCGGAGACGAAGGTCGATCCGGCTCCCATGCTGGAGCGCCTGGCGCGCTACCACCAGCAGCTCGGCTTGCCGGCGCCCCAGGTGACGGCGACCGCGCTTCCCGACTTCTTCGAGCAGGTCGAGGCGGTGCTCGAGTCCGGTCCGACGCTCTTCAGCTTCACGTTCGGCATTCCCCCGGCCCGCGTGCTCGAGTCGTTCAAGTCGAAGGGCATCCTGGTGGCGGGAACGGCCACGAGCGTCCAGGAGGCTCGGCAGCTCGAGGCGGCGGGGGTGGACTTCATCGTCGCCCAGGGCGCGGAGGCGGGGGGCCATCGAGGCACCTTCGCCGTTCCGTTCGAGGCCGGCCTGGTCGGGACGATGGCGCTCGTTCCCCAGGTCGTCGACGCCGTGCGGCTGCCGGTCATCGCGAGCGGAGGAATCATGGACGGCCGTGGCATCGTGGCCTCGCGCGTGCTCGGGGCGAGCGGCGTGCAGCTCGGCACGGCCTTCATGACGTGTCGCGAGGCAGGCACCGCGCCGGCCCACAAGGCCGCGCTGCGCTCGGCGCGGGATGATGCGACACGGATCACCCGCGCTTTCACGGGCCGCCCGGGCCGCATGATCTCCAACGAGTTCATCGAGGCGCTTGCGGGCAGCGAGGCCATCCTCCCATTCCCCGCGCAGCACTACGCCACGGTGGCCTTGAGGGGCGCGGCGGCGAAGCAGGGAGAGACGCGCTTCATGGCGCTCTGGGCGGGCCAGGCGGCGTCGCTGACGCGCGACATGTCCGCCGCGGAGCTCGTTCGGGCCCTGGTCGCCGAGTCCGAAGGAGCCGCCGCGTCGGCCCTGCGCGAGTCGCACTCCTGA
- a CDS encoding 2OG-Fe(II) oxygenase, whose translation MRFQPPWSGAFRLQTFVHRTPEALPPDAVESIRSAILGSSLLGASNLTEQFSGTYGFSISFRREALAEVTARFPAFAPFLEAALLPDCNAFLLNPLLIQNGRGVGAHIDRSLNFYGESIGCPLAVSVLYVQVPEHLAGGELRLYHRGRRVAALSPMPRALVTFRGDMMHEVAAVEAGAPELSGARISLVVEQYRVPEALKAEVPHFQVRNRTGALA comes from the coding sequence ATGCGCTTCCAGCCACCCTGGAGTGGGGCCTTTCGCCTCCAGACCTTCGTCCACCGCACACCCGAGGCCCTGCCGCCCGATGCGGTCGAGTCCATCCGGTCAGCCATCCTGGGCTCCTCGCTGCTCGGAGCGAGCAACCTGACGGAGCAGTTCTCGGGCACCTATGGCTTCTCCATCTCCTTCCGGCGCGAGGCCCTGGCCGAGGTGACGGCCCGGTTCCCCGCCTTCGCTCCCTTCCTCGAGGCCGCGCTCCTGCCGGACTGCAATGCGTTCCTGCTCAACCCGCTCCTCATCCAGAACGGACGCGGCGTGGGGGCGCACATCGATCGAAGCCTGAACTTCTATGGAGAGAGCATCGGCTGCCCGCTCGCCGTGAGCGTCCTCTATGTCCAGGTGCCGGAGCACCTCGCGGGAGGAGAGCTGCGGCTCTATCACCGTGGCAGGCGTGTGGCGGCACTGTCCCCCATGCCGAGAGCCCTGGTGACGTTCCGAGGGGACATGATGCACGAGGTGGCGGCGGTCGAGGCCGGAGCCCCGGAGCTCTCGGGGGCACGCATCAGCCTGGTGGTCGAGCAGTACCGCGTGCCCGAGGCCCTGAAGGCGGAGGTGCCTCACTTCCAGGTGCGCAACCGGACGGGAGCGCTGGCATGA
- a CDS encoding SRPBCC family protein, producing MSELVMDRWMPQSPEELFTAFEDPFRLRRWYGAPPGCHRLGADGNVAPGEPFRVELIDAQGARFAQLGRVLSVVPGEELVMEMAWEGGDFGPETTRVSLTFQPVDGGTRLELLQGPFSSPEALEAHRAYWNANLARLARVAAGEAVPCFEEFWEESLGFGDPLGMAAYAVLAGIREAGAPPEVISQLEETLYSHLARLPEDTAGVLGAVLRWRLKELSSP from the coding sequence ATGAGCGAGCTGGTGATGGACAGGTGGATGCCTCAGTCGCCGGAGGAGCTCTTCACGGCCTTCGAGGATCCGTTCCGGCTGCGGCGGTGGTACGGCGCGCCTCCGGGCTGCCACCGCCTCGGGGCGGATGGCAACGTGGCGCCGGGCGAGCCGTTTCGAGTGGAGCTGATCGACGCGCAGGGAGCCCGCTTCGCGCAGCTGGGCCGCGTCCTGTCCGTGGTGCCGGGCGAAGAGCTCGTGATGGAGATGGCCTGGGAAGGAGGAGACTTTGGTCCGGAGACGACGCGCGTCTCGCTCACCTTCCAGCCCGTGGATGGAGGCACGCGGCTCGAGTTGCTGCAGGGCCCGTTCTCGAGTCCCGAGGCGCTCGAAGCGCACCGTGCCTACTGGAACGCGAACCTGGCGCGGCTGGCCCGGGTCGCCGCCGGGGAAGCCGTGCCCTGCTTCGAGGAGTTCTGGGAGGAGTCGCTCGGCTTTGGCGATCCGCTCGGCATGGCCGCCTACGCCGTGCTCGCTGGCATCCGGGAGGCCGGTGCACCGCCCGAGGTCATCTCCCAGCTCGAGGAGACGCTCTACAGCCACCTCGCTCGCCTGCCGGAGGACACGGCGGGGGTGCTGGGGGCGGTGCTCCGCTGGCGGCTCAAGGAGCTCTCCTCTCCCTGA
- a CDS encoding MutS-related protein, with product MTASAESTPHRTYTERRAAAQARLAELDRVNARYANLRGLTFLAAAGVAGLILFGRLQKLYWWAVAGAVLVYAVLAVLHHYVFRREARERLYVTLNERGLARLSGAWREFTERGERFLSGAHLYTPDLDVFGQASLFQLLNETATRSGEERLASWLSAPASAAEVVERQGAASELAPLVGFRQDLCVEAQVVSREKANPARFIEWAEAGPSLDSIRWSRPLALILPPITIGLYVLGQFDLVPRWAWWVGLFIQLGVVVATRRTLREMEEKMSAGEEGFVRYAPLFARVEGQEVRHPLLQKLQSGLQRVGEPRVSTHFHRFSRLYSFVEFKRHQFHPVVHLFTLWDIHALFALENWRARHGKEVRGWFESLAELEALSCLAGFAHDRPAFTWPTLVPEGPRVEAKELGHPLLDNPVPNDVSLPGPRHALLITGSNMSGKTTLMRAVGANVVLALAGAPVCAREFTLSPLHVLTSMRVKDSLERGVSYFYAEVQRIKAVLDAAEAAKGQSLFLLDEILLGTNTRERQIASREVLRLLLGTGACGAVTTHDLSLAALADEQGAHVVNVHFRDHLEDGKMVFDYKLRPGVVDTTNALRVLRMAGVPVVEAEDPPTQRA from the coding sequence ATGACCGCCTCAGCCGAGTCCACTCCGCACCGCACGTACACCGAGCGCCGAGCCGCCGCCCAGGCGAGGCTGGCGGAGCTGGATCGGGTCAACGCACGCTACGCGAACCTGCGCGGCCTCACCTTCCTGGCGGCGGCCGGAGTCGCGGGGCTCATCCTCTTCGGGCGCCTGCAGAAGCTCTACTGGTGGGCGGTGGCGGGGGCCGTGCTCGTCTACGCGGTGCTGGCCGTGCTGCACCACTACGTGTTCCGCCGGGAGGCTCGCGAGCGGCTGTACGTCACGCTGAACGAGCGGGGACTGGCCCGGCTGAGCGGCGCGTGGCGCGAGTTCACCGAGCGGGGTGAGCGCTTCCTCTCCGGCGCCCACCTGTACACTCCGGACCTGGACGTCTTCGGCCAGGCCAGCCTCTTCCAGCTGCTGAACGAGACGGCGACGCGGTCCGGCGAGGAGCGGCTGGCGTCCTGGCTGTCCGCCCCGGCCTCGGCCGCGGAGGTGGTGGAGAGGCAGGGCGCGGCGAGCGAGCTGGCGCCGCTGGTGGGGTTCCGGCAGGACCTGTGCGTCGAGGCGCAGGTGGTGTCCCGGGAGAAGGCGAACCCGGCCCGCTTCATCGAGTGGGCCGAGGCGGGCCCCTCGCTCGACTCCATCCGTTGGTCCCGGCCGCTGGCCCTCATCCTTCCGCCCATCACGATCGGGCTCTATGTGCTGGGCCAGTTCGACCTGGTGCCGCGCTGGGCGTGGTGGGTGGGGCTGTTCATTCAGCTCGGGGTGGTGGTGGCCACGCGCCGGACGCTCCGGGAGATGGAGGAGAAGATGTCCGCCGGCGAGGAGGGCTTCGTGCGCTATGCGCCCCTCTTCGCCCGCGTCGAGGGCCAGGAGGTGCGCCACCCGCTGCTCCAGAAGCTCCAGTCCGGGCTCCAGCGCGTGGGAGAGCCCCGGGTCTCCACGCACTTCCACCGCTTCAGCCGGCTGTACTCCTTCGTCGAGTTCAAGCGCCACCAGTTCCACCCGGTGGTGCACCTGTTCACGCTCTGGGACATCCACGCGCTGTTCGCGCTGGAGAACTGGAGGGCCCGGCACGGCAAGGAGGTGCGCGGCTGGTTCGAGTCGCTCGCGGAGCTGGAGGCGCTCTCGTGCCTGGCGGGCTTCGCGCATGATCGGCCGGCGTTCACCTGGCCCACGCTGGTGCCCGAGGGGCCCCGGGTGGAGGCGAAGGAGCTGGGCCACCCGCTGCTGGACAACCCGGTGCCCAATGACGTGTCGCTGCCGGGACCGCGCCACGCGCTGCTCATCACCGGCTCCAACATGTCCGGGAAGACGACGCTGATGCGGGCGGTGGGCGCCAACGTGGTGCTGGCACTGGCCGGGGCGCCGGTCTGCGCGCGGGAGTTCACGCTGTCCCCGCTCCACGTGCTCACGAGCATGCGGGTGAAGGACTCGCTGGAGCGGGGCGTGTCCTACTTCTACGCGGAGGTGCAGCGCATCAAGGCCGTGCTGGACGCGGCCGAGGCCGCGAAGGGTCAGAGCCTGTTCCTGCTGGACGAGATCCTCCTGGGCACGAACACGCGCGAGCGGCAGATCGCCTCACGCGAGGTGCTGCGGCTGCTGCTGGGCACGGGGGCCTGTGGAGCGGTGACGACGCACGATCTGTCCCTGGCCGCGCTGGCGGATGAGCAGGGCGCGCACGTGGTGAACGTCCACTTCCGGGACCACCTCGAGGACGGGAAGATGGTGTTCGACTACAAGCTGCGCCCCGGCGTGGTGGACACCACCAACGCGCTGCGGGTGCTGCGCATGGCGGGGGTGCCTGTCGTGGAGGCCGAGGACCCCCCCACGCAGCGGGCCTGA
- a CDS encoding DUF2600 family protein, translated as MLPHEMIATLRDGYHALALGVRLARELLPQVDIALDQKWGPLAAAIPDPELRRQAQASLHGKRFQSEGGAAYALLPEGIHSELLTAIVALQTLADYLDNLCDRSTSRSPEDYRALHDAWLDAFSPEPPTGDYYRLHPEKDDGGYLAALVAAGRAGVLALPSYAAVAPDVRRLAALYVENQVLQHLPPSERPEALRAWHARDCGWPGLKWWEFAAASAGTIGIYALLRAATAPGLERPRIDTILERYYPWFNATNTLLDHYVDQQEDADSGDLNYIALYPAEQRDEQLAAILRRVIQEASQLPDARFHQVVARGMPALYLSEKKMQGPERRAGRKRMLRAIGVVGWALYLLVRAVRARRPSQA; from the coding sequence ATGCTCCCGCACGAGATGATCGCCACCCTGCGAGACGGATATCACGCCCTGGCGCTCGGCGTCCGGCTCGCCCGGGAGCTGCTCCCCCAGGTGGACATCGCGCTGGACCAGAAGTGGGGGCCCCTGGCCGCGGCCATCCCGGATCCGGAGCTTCGCCGCCAGGCGCAGGCGAGCCTCCACGGCAAGCGTTTCCAGAGCGAGGGTGGGGCGGCCTACGCCCTCCTGCCCGAGGGTATCCACTCCGAGCTGCTGACGGCCATCGTGGCCCTGCAGACGCTCGCGGACTACCTCGACAATCTGTGCGATCGCTCCACCAGCCGCTCCCCGGAGGACTACCGAGCCCTCCACGACGCCTGGCTGGATGCCTTCAGCCCCGAGCCCCCCACCGGCGACTACTACCGTCTCCACCCCGAGAAGGACGATGGGGGCTACCTCGCGGCCCTCGTCGCCGCGGGCCGTGCCGGGGTGCTCGCGCTGCCTTCCTACGCGGCGGTGGCTCCGGACGTCCGTCGACTGGCGGCTCTGTACGTGGAGAACCAGGTGCTCCAGCACCTTCCGCCTTCCGAGCGGCCGGAGGCGCTTCGGGCCTGGCACGCCCGGGACTGTGGCTGGCCGGGGCTGAAGTGGTGGGAGTTCGCCGCCGCCTCGGCGGGCACCATCGGCATCTACGCCCTGCTGCGCGCCGCGACGGCTCCGGGCCTCGAGCGGCCCCGGATCGACACCATCCTGGAGCGCTACTACCCGTGGTTCAACGCGACCAACACCCTGCTCGACCACTACGTCGATCAGCAGGAGGACGCGGACAGCGGCGATCTCAACTACATCGCCCTCTACCCGGCGGAGCAGCGGGATGAGCAGCTCGCGGCCATCCTCCGCCGCGTCATCCAGGAAGCCAGCCAGCTGCCGGACGCGCGCTTCCACCAGGTCGTCGCCCGGGGCATGCCGGCGCTCTACCTCAGTGAAAAGAAGATGCAGGGGCCCGAGCGGCGAGCGGGCCGCAAGCGGATGCTGCGGGCCATCGGCGTGGTGGGCTGGGCGCTCTACCTGCTGGTCCGAGCCGTCCGCGCCCGCCGACCGTCCCAGGCCTGA
- the mrpC gene encoding Crp/Fnr family transcriptional regulator MrpC codes for MHGFNRPLGPIGSNVVAPLQTTSSGMMVTANKIVPGQEAIDFKGYFKVESFPHNSVIYRYGDTTDRVYLLKSGRVRLMRVGKNGTRSVVSILRPGEIFGEVFRPEGTTIEEMAVASGEAEVWSIEGRDFRAQLEARPALALDVVRAYAERVRALRKRVLGLTFKEVPARLADTLLTLVEAHGERCPHGGETDLRGITQQDLADLVGASRSFVSTLINEMKREGVLGNVGRILCVRDQKALRKIAGKEK; via the coding sequence ATGCACGGCTTCAACCGTCCCCTCGGCCCCATCGGTTCCAACGTCGTTGCCCCGCTGCAGACCACCAGCTCCGGAATGATGGTGACCGCGAACAAGATCGTCCCTGGCCAGGAGGCGATCGACTTCAAGGGGTACTTCAAGGTCGAGTCCTTCCCGCACAACTCGGTCATCTATCGCTACGGCGACACGACGGACCGCGTGTACCTGCTGAAGTCGGGCCGCGTGCGCCTGATGCGCGTGGGCAAGAACGGCACCCGCTCGGTGGTGAGCATCCTGCGCCCTGGCGAGATCTTCGGCGAGGTGTTCCGCCCCGAGGGCACCACCATCGAGGAGATGGCGGTGGCTTCCGGCGAGGCCGAGGTGTGGTCCATCGAGGGCCGTGACTTCCGCGCGCAGCTCGAGGCCCGCCCGGCGCTGGCCCTGGACGTGGTGCGCGCCTACGCCGAGCGCGTGCGTGCCCTGCGCAAGCGCGTGCTGGGCCTGACCTTCAAGGAGGTTCCGGCCCGCCTGGCGGACACCCTGCTCACCCTGGTCGAGGCGCACGGCGAGCGCTGCCCGCACGGCGGCGAGACGGACCTGCGCGGCATCACCCAGCAGGACCTGGCGGATCTGGTGGGCGCGTCCCGCTCGTTCGTGTCCACGCTCATCAACGAGATGAAGCGCGAGGGCGTGCTCGGCAACGTGGGCCGTATCCTCTGCGTGCGTGACCAGAAGGCACTGCGGAAGATCGCTGGCAAGGAGAAGTAA
- a CDS encoding sigma-54-dependent transcriptional regulator → METLLIIDDDVGLLENLQMHFEEILQDGAPRYHVVTATNAAAGLKAAQEAMPSVVILDMMLPDRSGLEIIEELKTLCGDARIILVTAHHDMETTIRAMKAGAFDYIHKPFPEPAALDLVVERALEYRQLSRRAASVNVENAAARLGDIVGTSPLMQQLVKEIGKVTSSRATVLINGESGTGKELFARVIHNYSYDEPKPFIGINCSAIVDTLLESELFGHEKGSFTGATSTKLGKFELAEDGTVFLDEIGDMSLMLQAKLLRVLQEREFERVGGVKKVKLRARVIAATHRNLADEVAAGRFREDLYQRLKVITLTIPPLRERREDIPPLVHHLLERINEKVHKRVTRVPPEVLAHLTRLPWRGNVRELENVLTRAVVLAPGEVLLGDDLPALEPGAPEPGSPALTTPTPVPLLAAPAVDDASQIPTLEEAERMLIQRAMAVTKGHKGKVCQILGISRPTLERKLQKFGLSPSVPSSLGGQG, encoded by the coding sequence ATGGAGACCCTTCTCATCATCGATGACGACGTGGGGCTCCTGGAGAACCTCCAGATGCACTTCGAGGAGATCCTCCAGGATGGCGCACCGCGTTATCACGTGGTGACGGCCACCAACGCGGCCGCGGGCCTCAAGGCCGCCCAGGAGGCCATGCCCAGCGTGGTCATCCTGGACATGATGCTGCCGGACCGCAGCGGCCTGGAGATCATCGAGGAGCTCAAGACGCTGTGCGGCGACGCGCGCATCATCCTCGTCACCGCCCACCACGACATGGAGACGACCATCCGGGCCATGAAGGCCGGAGCGTTCGACTACATCCACAAGCCCTTCCCCGAGCCAGCCGCGCTGGACCTCGTGGTGGAGCGGGCCCTGGAGTACCGGCAGCTGTCGCGCCGGGCCGCCTCCGTCAACGTGGAGAACGCCGCGGCGCGCCTGGGTGACATCGTCGGCACCAGCCCGCTCATGCAGCAGCTGGTGAAGGAGATCGGCAAGGTCACCAGCAGCCGCGCCACCGTGCTCATCAACGGAGAGAGCGGCACGGGCAAGGAGCTGTTCGCCCGCGTCATCCACAACTACTCGTACGACGAGCCCAAGCCCTTCATCGGCATCAACTGCTCGGCCATCGTGGACACGCTGCTGGAGAGCGAGCTGTTCGGCCACGAGAAGGGCTCGTTCACCGGCGCCACCAGCACCAAGCTGGGCAAGTTCGAGCTGGCCGAGGACGGCACCGTCTTCCTGGACGAGATCGGCGACATGTCGCTGATGCTCCAGGCCAAGCTATTGCGCGTGCTGCAGGAGCGCGAGTTCGAGCGCGTGGGCGGAGTGAAGAAGGTCAAGCTGCGCGCGCGCGTCATCGCCGCCACCCACCGCAACCTGGCCGACGAGGTGGCCGCCGGACGCTTCCGCGAGGACCTCTACCAGCGCCTCAAGGTCATCACCCTCACCATCCCGCCCCTGCGCGAGCGGCGCGAGGACATCCCCCCGCTCGTCCACCACCTGCTGGAGCGCATCAACGAGAAGGTGCACAAGCGCGTGACGCGCGTGCCGCCAGAGGTGCTCGCGCACCTCACCCGCCTGCCCTGGCGCGGCAACGTCCGCGAGCTGGAGAACGTGCTCACCCGCGCCGTGGTGCTGGCGCCGGGCGAGGTGCTGCTGGGCGACGATCTGCCCGCCCTGGAGCCTGGCGCTCCCGAGCCGGGCTCCCCCGCCCTCACCACGCCCACCCCGGTTCCCCTGCTCGCCGCCCCTGCCGTGGACGACGCCAGCCAGATCCCCACGCTGGAGGAGGCCGAGCGCATGCTCATCCAGCGCGCCATGGCCGTGACCAAGGGCCACAAGGGCAAGGTCTGTCAGATTCTGGGGATCAGCCGGCCGACCTTGGAGCGCAAGCTCCAGAAATTCGGGCTTTCTCCGTCGGTCCCCTCGTCCTTGGGTGGACAGGGTTAG
- a CDS encoding sensor histidine kinase: MNAHLLQALQLVWSPGMRITRVEGDCTAVLRRSAAELQDAPLHLALGISPERARELDTRAREDRRAVEFISARLGPKPRPPAAEKQNPYAEGPPSRTEEPAPLRLVLGLEAGEATAAIQDLDALLDGAPPVQISKLSSSLSHEIRNPLSSVKMAVQTLQRNTGLSDRDKRRLTIANREIRTMERMLWLLSEYGRDSVPNLEQQPLRTVIQEAQAMVAPELAERRIELKVEEDPELPRVRVDATRLRPVLAQLLLNIAMGQPEDSQVEVQLRRGASGQPLMVLKDSAAALPPEERGTLFEPFGSRLARGAGLSLAALRRVMLNQGGDISAEGSSDPGMVFTLTFAV, translated from the coding sequence ATGAACGCCCACCTCCTGCAAGCCCTGCAGCTCGTCTGGTCCCCAGGCATGCGGATCACCCGCGTGGAGGGAGACTGCACCGCCGTGCTCCGCCGCTCCGCCGCGGAGCTCCAGGATGCGCCGCTTCACCTGGCCCTGGGCATCTCTCCCGAGCGCGCCCGCGAGCTGGATACCCGCGCCCGCGAGGACCGCCGAGCCGTGGAGTTCATCTCCGCCCGGCTCGGCCCCAAGCCCAGGCCCCCGGCAGCGGAGAAGCAGAACCCCTACGCCGAGGGCCCGCCCTCCCGCACCGAGGAGCCCGCGCCCCTGCGCCTGGTGCTCGGCCTGGAGGCAGGCGAGGCCACGGCCGCCATCCAGGACCTGGACGCCCTGCTGGACGGCGCCCCTCCGGTGCAGATCTCCAAGCTCTCCTCCTCCCTCAGCCATGAGATCCGCAACCCGCTCAGCTCCGTGAAGATGGCGGTGCAGACGCTCCAGCGGAACACCGGCCTGTCGGACCGGGACAAGCGCCGGCTGACCATCGCCAACCGGGAGATCCGCACCATGGAGCGGATGCTCTGGCTGCTCTCCGAGTACGGCCGCGACAGCGTGCCCAACCTGGAGCAGCAGCCCCTGCGCACGGTGATTCAAGAGGCCCAGGCCATGGTGGCCCCCGAGCTGGCCGAGCGCCGCATCGAGCTGAAGGTGGAGGAGGATCCGGAGCTGCCTCGGGTGCGTGTGGATGCCACCCGCCTGCGGCCCGTGCTCGCCCAGCTCCTGCTCAACATCGCCATGGGTCAGCCCGAGGACTCCCAGGTCGAGGTCCAGCTGCGCCGTGGCGCCTCGGGCCAGCCCTTGATGGTCCTCAAGGACTCCGCCGCCGCCCTTCCCCCGGAGGAGCGCGGAACCCTCTTCGAGCCCTTCGGCTCGCGCCTGGCTCGCGGGGCGGGCCTCTCCCTTGCCGCGCTCCGACGTGTCATGCTCAACCAGGGGGGTGACATCTCGGCCGAGGGAAGCTCGGACCCGGGAATGGTGTTCACACTCACCTTCGCCGTGTGA